The following is a genomic window from Strix uralensis isolate ZFMK-TIS-50842 chromosome 3, bStrUra1, whole genome shotgun sequence.
CAAAGGTATTAACGTGGCTATGACCAATCACATTCAGATGTTCTCTTGCTTAGTTATTTGTTgtagctagattttttttttaaatgcacgcATCCATTCTTACAGGTTATCCTGAACTGGAGTCATACTTGCAACATGCTAACCAGTGCCAGGAGAAACAGGATGAGGCTGCCCATCTTTCTGTTCTGAACaacttggaaaacaaaaccaaaaatccaatTGGGAATTATCTTTGAGTTGTTTGTGaggtttaaaaataacaagtatgCTGAAAGTTAAAGCCTTTCTTACAGGGAGTAGCATGTCTGTACCGAACAGCACTAATGAAACGTTTTGGAAAGCCTGTGAGCTACTCTTGGCAAGGTTTAGGTAAGTGTTTTAAGCCCAGAGGAGACCCAACAACTCTGTGACTTGGCATGCTTATAAAGCTTTCCAAGACACAGACAAGGGAGAGGGCAAAGACTGTTTATGCTAAGTTGTCTGAAGGGTCCAGTACAGGTTGAGTTATGGGAAAACACAggtttgtgtttgggttttttttaagattctggTTTATAAGGGCACTTTTAATTAATCGGCTCCTCACTATGCTGAAAGCAGTATGGCCTAAGGCTGTCGCAACTTGCAGCGTACAAGTTCAGGCGTTAATTGCCCCGGTAACCCCAGCCCGAGCCCCTGGGCCGCCGCCGGCAGGCGCTGGAGAACGGCAACAGGAAGCAAAAGCCTCGATGGCGGCGGCCATCTTGCGCgcgcgcccagccccgccccctggcggcgcggAGCACGCCGGGAGCTGCAGTCCCCGCGCACCTCCATGCGGGGGGTGGGGCCGGCGGTcccgcgcgccccccccccccccccccccgcgggccgCAGCGGCCGTTGGCGCCGGCGCCGCGACGCGAGGAGCCATGGCCGGCGCCGAGCGGAAGAAGCACGTCCGGTTCGCcgccccgggggaggcggcggcggcggcagggccgcGCTTGCCCGCCGCGCCGCAGGCGGAGGTGACCGTGGTCGGCGGCGGCTGGCGGTGCGGCCGGAGCGGGGACGGAGCGGCGCTGCGGTGGTGCATCTCCGGGGCGCTGTGCGCGGCCTTCCTGGGGCTGGTGAGCGCCGGGGACCGGCGGGCGGGCGGTGAGGGGGGGCGGCTCAGCGCCCCTgcggccccttcccctccctccgcCGAGGTCACCCCCTTTACGATGTGTTGCAGGGGATGAGCATCGCGGTGCTGGGGCCCACCTTCCCAAACCTGGCCGCCAACGTCCACAAGAACGTCAGCGACATCTACTACATCTTCGTGGGCCGGTCCCTGGGCTACCTGGGTGGGTCGGTGCTCGGGGGGGTGCTCTTCGACTGCATGAACGCCCACCTGCTCCTCGGTGagtgccgggccgggccggagggAAACCGCCCCCTCGGAAAGGGTCCGCTCAGCTCGGGCTCCCCGTGGGCTTCCCGGCGGGGAGAGGCAGCGCGTTCCAGCGGCCGCGCTGAGGCGGGGAaaccggggcggggggctgaggCACGCGGTGCCGGCCCTCGCCATCGCTCGCTATCGCGATATCCCGTTAGGTTTGGTTTTCTGGCAGCGTGTGTCCCCGGGCAGTACTGCTGCACGGCGCCGTTCACAAGTGGTTGGGCTCGCCGGGCACAGGCATAGCGTTTTGAACCGATTGACCAAAAGGTGCCTTTGGTTTAGACAGGAAAagtacaatcttttttttttttttttcctttgtatcaaGTAAATATGCTTAATATAGATACTCTTGGAACATACAGGCATCTAAAATGTCACTCTATGACACGCATAAACTGTGTTTTGGCTTTCATGTGCACACACTGGCAACCTCCAGCAGGCATGCTGAGGCACACTTCTGTGGGGAGAGCATCGTAAACCCCTTCCCTTCCTTAATGCTCATCAGAAATGATTGTCTTTGTGTGCTGGACAAAAGTACTGAGATTTTGACTGGAGGGCCTTAACCAAATTAGAActtaattaaaatggaaaaacattaGATACCACCTGTGACAGTGGAAACTTGCTCCGTTGCTGCCTAGCTATGAAAATGCTTAAGCTCTGTAGGAACCACGGTTCATGATCTTACAGTTTTCTGGACAGGTGGAAGCTGTCTCCGGTAGGAGCGCAGGACTGGCTTCGTCCTCACAGAGCGGGGCTGCTCACCCGTCTGGTCACCAAGAGCCACACAGCCTACGGAATTGAAGTGCTCCTCTTAAGAGTCGTTTGTGTCTCGTTCAGACACGTTAGAGATTCTTGGAGCACAGCTAAAAGAGCAGAAGCCctatccttttcttctttcatgtgcAGTAATGGCAGTATGTGTCCTTGCGTTGTAAGTTAGGGACTAAACCAGATAGCGGGGcctgctcttttccttctccttcccatccctgtaCTTGGGGAGGTTCAAACAGAACTGTGCCTCCTCCCTTGAGCACCGTGCTGTAATCACAGGGGCAGTTGAGAGAACATGAGAAGATCCATTTTCCATTGCTAGCATTTGAAGTAAGTCTCTTCTTATCCCTGGATAAGATACCCATCTCCCTGGATCAGTTGTTATTTGCTCTTGTTCTAAGATGCCTTTATTTGGTTTCCTTCCTGTTTGTTATTCCTTTCCTCCAGAACACCTGTAAAGTGGGTTTCCTTTAGCCTCCTTGTACATCTGACAAGGTCAGAGTTGTCTGTGTCTGGCATTTGAGACTTTACCTTCCACAATGGAATTAATACACCTGTGTAAGTTGGTGTTAACTTGAAATAATTTagtatttgcttcttttcttgaGGTATCACACAGAATAGCTGCTGTCAATAATGCTTGGAAAATGATTCATCTCCTAATCCTTCCTAACTTGGTAGTGCTTATGGCAAAACCACAGTTTGAACTTTGAATCTTGTCTTGTTTTTATCATCTGAGGGCTACCTGTACGGGATTTTGGCTCGTGTAGTTTCACCTCCCATCTTTCAACTGCTGAAACTGCTACTGCACAGAGAAAAAATTGAAGACATCATCTGTCTTTGTCAAGGACGCTTTTGAGTGCCAATCTTCAGGCATAGAGCTGGACAACTGAGAACTTGCTGAGAAGTTACTTTTCAGCTCTGAGTGGGGCATCTGAGATGCTGTACTTAATACACCCCATCTTTAGCTTTTCCTCTGTGCAGCTCAGCATGCCAAGCTTCAAAAATGTTTTGAGGCATGCATTTCAAGTATCTCGCTAtggatattgattttttttccctttgtttgttgttgttggtttttgtttggaaaaaaactaAGTTCTTACTTAAAGATCAATGGGGATAGATGTAATTATCTGCCCCACCTATGATCAAGCATTGATTTGAAAAATAAGAGACATCTGAACTGGTACAAGCTTTCTAAAAGCCTAATAGTGTATATTGAAGATATTAATTGCAGTTTATTTTATTATGAAGGTGATTATAAGCATGGGATTTATCTGCTGAACTTCCTCCCAAACTGTAATAATTTCCATCtgctaaataatattttttgaaatggCATGTTGTAAGTGTAGTTAATAATAGCAAAAGTAATACAGTTAATGAGTTGCTGCTAAATTTATGATGAGAAATTTTGTAGTTTTGTCTCTTAAAACTCCAGAAATCCCTTGGAATACATCCCTCATGTGAGAACAGAATATAAATGAAAgtcagcatttttatatggagGTTGCTCGTTGGCCAAGGTGCAATCACTTCATGGGATTCTGAGAGTTTAGTGATTTGGGCTCTTAAAATTGAGCCAGATGTAATCCTCTGTAGTtctcagagggaaagaaaacttgATACTGTTCAAAACCATGTTTTAATTCTTCCAGGGTAAAGTAACATTTCTAGATCAGAAGTTTTCAGAAGATGCTGAAATAGCACTCGTAAAGCAAAAGTTTGCAGAAGACTTCTTAAGTGCTCTAGCAGCAGATGCTACTCCCTTTGCAAAGAAAACTTtggcaaaacagatttttcttgtaGTGTTTATATTCTGATGAAATTCTGGTTTTCCAAGTGAAAAATGATTCTGTTGAACTTCCTAGCTGCTTCTGTTAATCATGAATTGAGGTCGTTAGGTTCCATCACCTATTAGGATTATCTGTAACTTTAATAATTATGAATGTGTTTGTGTTTCTTGGTCTTCTGTTATGTTTTGTAGTTTAAATGGAAACTGTAgtatgtggggtttttgttttgtttttttaacctttccagCATTATCCATGTTTGGAACAACGGTTGGTCTTTATGGGATACCCTGGTGTAAGAAATCCCTGCTGTTAACTGTCTTGATGTCGGTTATTGGAGCTTCCATGGGAATTCTAGACACAGGTAAGGGACCATGTGGTCCAAGAGTTCCTTCACCAAACTAAGGGGAAACTTCGAGCTCACTGAAACTGTTGCTGGTATGTCATCTTGAATTAAAAGAGGGGAGCTGTTTTACCTGGCCGGGATTCTTGGATTATTCTGGTCCTGAGACTTGCAGTGTTTGTGTAACAGGCCTTCTCGAGGGGGTGTGGGCAGCTGGGCGTCTCTTGCTTCCTGGAGAAGATCAGCGCATATTTCAGTGGGCAATTACAGGTGTAAAGAAAGTGTCACATGCTCTTtaagcagtgttttctttaaattactcATCTACAGGAAGCTGGTCAGGTTACGCTTCACTAGTGCCAGCTGGAGCTAAAGTTAGTCCTGAGCAAGCCCTGGTGTTCAAGAGAGGGTTTCTCACAGTTGCGGTGTTGGAGAGTTGCCTGCCTAAAGCTGGCTAGGCAGCATTTGGGGATTCACAGCAGACATTTACTGCCACAGCTCACTTACACTACCATGGCATCCATCTTCCTGAATTAAGGAATATTTGCTGCCCTTGGCCAGCCCTGCTTACGTGTTTGggaatacagatttattttatccCCCAAATGGTAAGTCTGTGGCACATGCACACTGCGAAtggcttggggaaaaaaaacccacttttgcTGCAAAGCTGTTCAAAACTGATTTCTTAGTAGAGGCTCCTTACTGGAGGAAGATGTGCAGGTGAAGTTGGAGAGCAAACATGTCCAGGTGTGGTTGGAAAGGTCGGTTATACCAGTGGTACGAAAAAGAAACTCCCCCCAGCAATGAGTTTGTTGGGCTTGGCTTAGCAAGGATGAGCTAGTGCTggctggctgcagcaggcagctcagGGCAGGAGGCGAGGCCATGGCAAGAGACCTGAGCATGCTTAGAGACGACTGGATGACGCTGGTGGACTTGCAGCTGGGGATCAGGAAACAACCAAAACTACATCGGCAGCGGAGCATTGCTGGTAAAGCCGCGAGAGGCGGCCGCTCGCCTGGCACCTCCCCAGCAATGTCCCGGCAGTGTGCCGACTGCCCGGCCCACTGAGGCAGCCTGTGGCTACTTACGAGCCAGCGAGGTATGACTGGAGCCAGCTGACCAGCTCTGGGGCAGGCTTATTTCTGAGAAGGAGCTGGCTGATGTGTTAGCCTAGCTAGCCAAACAGCTCTGGAAGCATCCCAGCCGGGGCTTGGTTTCGGCGGTTTGGCTCTGGTAGGCAGCACAGAGGAACGATGGCTGCACGTGGGAACCCTCTGCCCTAACTCTGCGGAGTTTGAGGGAGTCTGTTAGAGCTCAGAGCATGATCCAGGATCCAGTGGTGAAAAAGACGGGTTTGCGTGGCTAAATAACCTGAGCGCAAAGGTGTATTTACTGCCCCTCGTAGGATCATCATACATGGCGCTTGGTTTAAAAATTCTTCGTAGGGGAAAATCCTGTTGGTTTATTGTAAAAATGCCTTCAGTGGGTGTGTTCGCTGCTTGGAACTCAGGCCTTTGAGGCAGGGAGACTTCCCAGCCTGAGCGGGAGTAGCAGGAGAAACTTAAGAGCAAGGCAGTAGAGTAACTGGATTCGTTTGGAAGAGTGTTAGTGCTGAGTGACAAGGGTTGCTGTACTGTAGCACAGGAATTTGATTACTGTTCTTATCTTTCTGCATTCATCTCGGGGAcgatttaaaaatgtttctctgagaTCTTATTTTCTAGCATTGTTGTTGATCTGAGGGTGTTGTAGTTTGGTCCTTGCAGTGGTATTATTGTAAATGTTTCCGCTTCTGGAAAGTCGTTTGAACGCAGTGGGGGTAGCCCCAGCCCATCTGAAGCAAGTGATCCTTGATGTTTCCTGGGATGTTAACGAGGCCTCTGATTCTTAGCATTGTGCATTGTTGCTGTTAATAGTTACAGAAATGAGAAGCGGTTACatttgcttttttgaaaaaaggctgaaaaatgctGCAAATCGTCAAGCAGGGTAAATTAGAGTCATcgaatggtttaggttggaaaagacctttaacctaacactgccaagtccaccactaaaccatgtccctaagcaccacatctccacgtcttttaaatacctccagggatggcgactcaaccacatgggcagccttttccagtgcttgacaaaccCTTTGGTGGAGAAATTTTTCtgaatatccaatctaaacctcccctggcgcagcaGTGAAGTATGGCCATCGCTGCTGGATTAACCCATTGTGTGGCTCTTCGTTTTGACTGCTGTAAATACCCTCCTAAAGCTCAAGTAATCACATGGGTTTAAGGTGCTTGCGGGTGGAATTTCAGTTAACTGCAATTTTGCACACTGTATTTGCTAAACCTGGTATTATTGCCAATGGAATTAGTAATAtaggttatggtttgttttgttttgttttgttttgtttttctttaaaacagtatCTGGTGTCAGACTAAAATGACTGAATCCTCCTCTCTCGGATCTGCAGGTGGCAATGTACTGGCTCTGAACAcctggggagcagaggctggGCCACATATGCAGGCCTTGCACTTCAGTTTTGCTGTTGGTGCGTTTGTGGCTCCGATCCTGGCTAAAATGGCCTTGGGAGGCTCTGAATCTAAAGAACTTTCAGGAGCTGAAAAGACAAACCAGTCCGTCCTGAGGTCTGTGCCGACAGCATCAGCTGCATCAGCTACGTCAGCGCTGAAACACCATCTCGGTGCAGACTTTTTGTGGTCCTATGTTGTCATAGGGACCTATCTGCTGttagtttctttcttcttttttattttgtattcaaaGGGCAGCTCAGCTCGAGACAAATCAAAGGCGTCTCTGCAGAAGTGCACGTTTGCCAAATACCACTATGCTCTTATTATGCTCCTGTTTGTATTCTTCTTCTGCTATGTGGGAGCGGAGGTCACTTACGGTTCTTACATATTTACTTACGCAAAGGTCTTTGCCGAGATGAAAGAAAACGAAGCGGCCGCTTTGAATTCTGTCTTCTGGGGCGCGTTTGCTGCTTTCAGAGGAGTGGCGATATTCTGTGCCGCTTGCTTGTACCCTGGCACCATGATCCTGCTGAGTATCGTAggctctgccacctcctccttgTGCCTGGCCTTCTTCGCGCGGCACCCGGCCTCACTGTGGGTGGGAACCGCCGTGTATGGAGCCTCCATGGCCACCATCTTCCCCAGCGGCATCTCCTGGATAGAGCAGTACACGGTGGTGCAAGGAAAATCAGCTTCTCTGTTTGTGAtcggcgctgcgctgggtgagaTGTGCATTCCTGCCGTGGTGGGGTACCTTCAAGGAAGGTTCCAGCACGTTCCGGTGGTTATGTACACCGCCCTGGTGACCTCCGTGATGACGGTTGTACTCTTCCCTGTGATGTACAAGTTGGCCAACTCTCCCGGGGAGAGCGACTTGAAAGAAGTGAGTGAGAGCGAGGACCGGAAAGCTTTGTTGTCAAACTCGGGGCTTAATGAggatgaagaggatgaggaggatgcGGGAGAGTGGAACGAAGCGGACTTTGAGGTAATAGAAATGAATGACACGCTGAAAAACTCTGTGGTAGAGACCTCCCGTAAGATACCAGGGGACTCGCCAGCCAAagcccctctccagccccagcTGGACGATGCACTGTGCGACCCTCCAGTGGTTGCTGGGGGCTCCCCTgggagaaaaaatggaaatgttgatcGGGAGAAGAACGATTAAAGtaaaagctgacttttttttttttttttttttttttttttaaaacggAAATGCAATTGAATTGTAGCTGTTCTTGTCAGGTGGCTCAAGAATCCCTTTAGAGTGGTGCAGAGTTCGGCGCGTTCATCCggcccttccttcccttcccttttcagcCTGCAGCCGACATGTCTTGGCATGGGAGAGTCCACCGTGGTGTGAATGGGGTAACGTGATAAAATGTGTAGATGAATCTGAAAATGTTAAACCGTAAGAGATGTTTTCTAAATATGAGGCATGCCTTTAATATATGCTGTAAGAAGAACTGACTAGGAAAGAAGGGGACTGCTCAGAGCACTTGTTTTTTGGGTGACCGGAGGGTGCAGTTTCGAGGTGCTTGGTCACAAAGCATTTTCACGAGAGGGAAGAGAAATCTGTTATCTGTGACACTGAGCTTTCTTACCTCGTGAAAAAGGAATGTTTCTGCTGCACTGAACATTTGTGTGTGACATAAACCAGGAAATCAAGTTAAATTTCAGGTGACACCCAGCGGCTGTAAATCGGGTAACCTGTTGGCAAACTATATAATTTCCTGGTTCTGTCACTAAGAcgagaagaaatgaaaaaataatttttaggagTGAAACCATGCCTTTGGGTCATTTAAAAGGAGTGGAGTATGGGAAGCGGGACAAAATGAGTCGTATCAATCTGCTAGAATGCTTAACTCTGATTTACTGGTTAAACAGTGGTGACAAATCTAAATAGTCTAAAGTATCTGTGATTTTAATCAGTGCGCTAccactgaaattaataaatgtaTGAAGAACATGATAAAATTGTATATAAAAAGATGACTTAATATATGGTATTGACATAGGGATTTGATGTTTTGAAGCCAGTTGTTCAAGTTGAGGTTTTAACAACTTTTCTGGCTTCCTGTGCCAAGAATTTCATGTATGAAAATTGGAGAATGAGGGGGAGTTACCGATGAGATAATCCTTTTGGGTTGTACTGTCCCATCGCTCGCCCCTTGCCGGTTGGATTGgtgctgtttgggttttgtttctctgggTGGTGACTCACAGGGGGACTCTCCCTAGCGGGAGGTTTGTGTTTGTAGGTTGGTTGCTGCTGAGCGAGGAGACCCTGGAAGGCCCCGTCAGGCCAGCGAGGCCTCCCCAGGAAGagcaaaaaaagcagcagctaatGGCAGAAATCTGACTCTGAAACGGTAATCTTGCAATTTGTCTACTTGAAACTCCAAATTTGTAggttaagtatttttttaaggCTGTGTGATCAGCATGTGCtcatgtttgggattttttactttgcacttttattagtatttttcttgCTGAGAAGTTTGATTTACTAACACAAGAGCTCTAGATGTAACACAGCACAGAACCTTGAATGTTCAGTGTATTTTCaggtctggttttgtttcctctcttttcctccgaGTGTGCAACCTCGAACCTTGTGGCTTTTGCCTTTCTTCTGAGAAGTTGGTAAGAAGCAGGAATCAACTTTTTTTGCATCTTGCCGTGTCAAAGGgcctccttctccctctgcttttaGCACTTAAATGCCAGTGTGGTTTTTGCCCAATTCCTTGTTTTCTCTTGTGTGTATGTGCACTTCTGTGGCATCTTTTCCAGCGCAATGCATGAACCTGCACTTTAAAATACAGCCTTGTGTCACTTGCTACATGAGGGTTCTCTTTGCTTAAAGTAATGGTAAATGCTTTTGAGTATCAGGCCAAACCCTGTTCTAGGTACAGGTGACAGCATTTGGACAACAGGAGTAGGGCTGTAGGGCCTTGATGGGGTGTGGCAGAGGTGGTGACTGAGATGGGCGCGGATTAAACCTGCGTTTCCTcagctttcctttccccttcttccttctcgccCCAGTAACTGCTGTGGGTGTGTAGGAAGCAGAGGCTGAGGAAGTAGGTGGTAAAGGGTAAATCCCGCAGGaggacggggaggggggagcggtaACTGCTTCTGCTCCACTTTTGCAGGGTTCCCGGCTCCCCGGGGAGGTCACGGGTTTCCTTTGGCAGGAAGGGGGTTCGGTGCAGGACAAAGAGCAGAAGTTACAGCTCCCCACTGTCACTGCAGTCCACAGGCTCCACTGGGACTGCCGGCGAGGGAAAGAAGTTTCCCCAGACCTGAGATCATGTTGCCAGGAGAAAATTCATTTAAGAAACACACTTGGCAACCAGGAAGATTTTAAATAATCCCCAATTCATATGCTAATTTTTGGAATGAAATTGGAATGTCCTGCACCTAAGATTGTTCTCAGGGATAGGTAACCGGTCTTGCATAATCAAGTACTAAAGaccagaaaatgaaagtaaagctGCATTGAGAAATGTGCTCTGACCTGATCTACTTACCGCTTATATATACACAGTTATTTGTGTTTCTAATGTCTTCCcaacaaagattttttaaatcttttttttttactggccaTATTAATTCCTGCACGTGTCACTTGAATTCATCCCCATTTTCCCCCTTCCAAGCAGGAGGCCTGAGGAGAAGGGACAGAGCAAGAGCCTGGGCTGCCGGGTAAGAGCAGCCTTTCACAGAAGGTGAAGGACCCAGAAGCTGTGGCGGGGAGACAGAGCGGAACCCGGGTAGCTCCTGGGAGTGGTACCAGGTAAAATCCCGTCCCAGCGATAGGTGGAGGCCTTTGTCTGGATGATGTCTACATTTGGAGCCATTTTTAGTGAGCACTTAGAGCCTCTGCTTCTTAGTTCTGGCCTCAACCTTGACATGGAATATCTGTATAGAACTtgttctcctctcccctccaagcATGCTTTGAAGAGCAGGGGCTGCcctttaatgaaaatgaaacatcTGAAGCCATTTAAGGTTACAACAGACCTAGGACATTTCCAATGCTGAGTGCAGCTCACAGCAGTTCTAGAGGTCCCTTCATGTTCAAGGCTGTAGCTTTCCTAGCTCTTGGATTTTGGTGTTTCTCAAGGCTTGTTTTCAGCCAGCGAATGTTAGTTTTTACATGTTTAAATTTCCTTCCAAGCAAATTGCTTCCTGGCATATACAGTTACAGTGAGGATCTCTTTACAGTGCCTTTTAAGTTACAGATCCTCCAGAAAGCTTAAACACTTAAATTTACATACTATGGGCTGAAATTACTTGAAGTAAACTGTAGTACTTTACCATCACCTTGCATGCCAGAAAAGTCATCTCTGTGTTGAGGACAAGAACTGTGGTCCGTGGATTAGATTAGATACCTGAATCTATTAAGAATCATATTTTGGTCCATAAAGCCGGGACTGAGTTGAAGAATGGCACTTGCCCCTTGACTCGGGTGTTAAAAGTAACAACCTCTTGCAGTTAAATGTCATTGAATCTTTTTATTTAGATACCCAAAGCTCTGCCAACTGCTGGATTGTACCATAAGCACTAACACGTTAGCCCTGGCATTTGCACTTTCGTTCTGTATGTGACCAACGCTAGAATGCAAGAGTAGGCAAAGGTGTGTGCCTTGATGGggtatttttagttattttgcaTAAAAGCGCATCGCAATCTGTGGGTGTTCTATTACATATTTAATAGTTTTTATTCTGCTTGGTGTGGGTTTACATTGTACTGTATAATGTGAAATTTAATAGACTGACTTGTATCTTGAATGTAATAAATTCTTAACTGGAGAAGGCACTCAGGTTCCCTGATGTAAATAaagttttgttctatttttcaaAGCTACTCTGGACTTCTAAATTTAAAACTTACTCCTGTTTTGACAAACAGAAAACTGGAAACGTTTCTCGTCTGGTTTGGGGAAGGCCTCCAAGAACTGGTACTGAGGTTTTGGATCCCAGAGCTTAAGCTGGAAATGGAATTGTGGATTCTTAGCTCTTACTTGAGCAGTCCTGTCTACATCACTACTTGTGTGCCGAACCGGGGAAACAAAGGTGCCTGCAATTGAGggcaaatagaaaaaaaccatGTAATTTTTACCATATCATTTTATTCAACTTTAATATGGTTTCCATTATTAACTTCTAAAACAAAATGATTTCCAGTTTAGAAAACAATGCACTGACCACATaattccttttccattttatACAGTTATACAAATATTCTAAATACACATTTTGTCAAGATGGTGGCAAATAAGATTTAACTGTACAGtacataaggaaagaaaatattttaagcatattTAGAAGCAATAGAAATGTCTatacaaaacaagcaaaaatggaataaaattttatatttaaagtaTTGCAACAGTCCCACAGGTTTGtaacaaaaatgtctttgcacAGTTCCTCACAATGCCCCATTAATAGCTAAAGCAAGACAgcaatttttagaaaataatgtttcaaaatgCTACACATGATACTACTGCTTGCACAGTCTGATCAAAATAACAATCTACTTGGAATCAAGCAAAACTTAGGAGGAGATATACCAACCAACTTTAAAATTATCTGTATAAAAGTCATTGCACATTATTTTACTCAGttgtttgaaaagtaaaaaagtgtatttacaaaatatttcgCAGACAAAATTATAAAGTGAATGGGTAATATATAAGTAACACGTCTTGATACTGACAGTTCAAGAACACACACTAATGGTTTTATCATTTCAAGAGGTTTTCAGTGCTCCTTCCTCCAGGAAGTAAACTTGACTTCTACTTTGAAATGGATTTACAAGATGTTACACAGAGCTATTTCAACATCAGCATTATAAAACAGTATGTtagaaacatgaaagaaagaagaaatttgtacATCTTAAAAAGTGAGCTATTCATAGAtcaacaaatgtattttttttttttaatttagttagGATAAGCGTTCATTATTCTTCAGATAATAAACCCAACAGTTAAAATGGAAATCCTGGACTAGATGAGAATTGAAAAAGCACCATGCACAATAGTCTTAGTGTggtaaacactgaagaaaaaaaaaaaaatagcacctGGAATCCTGTAACACAGATCATTTAAAACTGGTCAAGCAGCTGGCGAAGATATGGTGCCTTTGACAGTTCTCTGCTTACTCTTGAGAGCTTGAAAAGTACTGGGCAGTTGAGGGAGACACACTGGATCTGTCGATCAAAGCAGCCTGTACAGTTCTTGCATAGCTAGATTACACATAAAAAAACAAAACGTTATTTTAAACTTAACACGAGCTTAAACTTAACATACATCACCCAGGACTCCCAAGTCCTCAGCGCTGTatcagctctgccctgccagccctgagCTTCCCCCCGGCGTGGGGGGATCCAGCGCAGCTCCAGTCCCGTCCGGCTGCTGGTTTGGCTGCTGGTGCCCAACTGGCAGCGCCCACCCCGAGCCGGGCACAGACCCGCAGCATCGCAGGGCCACGGGTTTCAACCCCGCTAGTTAAGTTCCACTCGTACCTAGTGGCACTTGGGAAAAAATAAGGTAAATAAATGGAATGGATTGAAGTGGGGCAGCGTGTTACATTCATgataaaaaaaagtttcctagtgaaaaaagacaaaactgttCTGCAGTTATTCTCTACACGGGAAAGGGACTTAATAAACTACTCCTGTTTGGAGATAAGCTTCAATTAGAGTTTTACTTTCCAACTCAATCAATCCCAAGACAGAAATACACA
Proteins encoded in this region:
- the MFSD4B gene encoding sodium-dependent glucose transporter 1 isoform X2; the protein is MFCSLNGNCSMWGFCFVFLTFPALSMFGTTVGLYGIPWCKKSLLLTVLMSVIGASMGILDTGGNVLALNTWGAEAGPHMQALHFSFAVGAFVAPILAKMALGGSESKELSGAEKTNQSVLRSVPTASAASATSALKHHLGADFLWSYVVIGTYLLLVSFFFFILYSKGSSARDKSKASLQKCTFAKYHYALIMLLFVFFFCYVGAEVTYGSYIFTYAKVFAEMKENEAAALNSVFWGAFAAFRGVAIFCAACLYPGTMILLSIVGSATSSLCLAFFARHPASLWVGTAVYGASMATIFPSGISWIEQYTVVQGKSASLFVIGAALGEMCIPAVVGYLQGRFQHVPVVMYTALVTSVMTVVLFPVMYKLANSPGESDLKEVSESEDRKALLSNSGLNEDEEDEEDAGEWNEADFELFLSGGSRIPLEWCRVRRVHPALPSLPFSACSRHVLAWESPPWCEWGNVIKCVDESENVKP
- the MFSD4B gene encoding sodium-dependent glucose transporter 1 isoform X1 translates to MAGAERKKHVRFAAPGEAAAAAGPRLPAAPQAEVTVVGGGWRCGRSGDGAALRWCISGALCAAFLGLGMSIAVLGPTFPNLAANVHKNVSDIYYIFVGRSLGYLGGSVLGGVLFDCMNAHLLLALSMFGTTVGLYGIPWCKKSLLLTVLMSVIGASMGILDTGGNVLALNTWGAEAGPHMQALHFSFAVGAFVAPILAKMALGGSESKELSGAEKTNQSVLRSVPTASAASATSALKHHLGADFLWSYVVIGTYLLLVSFFFFILYSKGSSARDKSKASLQKCTFAKYHYALIMLLFVFFFCYVGAEVTYGSYIFTYAKVFAEMKENEAAALNSVFWGAFAAFRGVAIFCAACLYPGTMILLSIVGSATSSLCLAFFARHPASLWVGTAVYGASMATIFPSGISWIEQYTVVQGKSASLFVIGAALGEMCIPAVVGYLQGRFQHVPVVMYTALVTSVMTVVLFPVMYKLANSPGESDLKEVSESEDRKALLSNSGLNEDEEDEEDAGEWNEADFEVIEMNDTLKNSVVETSRKIPGDSPAKAPLQPQLDDALCDPPVVAGGSPGRKNGNVDREKND